One window of the Saccopteryx bilineata isolate mSacBil1 chromosome 2, mSacBil1_pri_phased_curated, whole genome shotgun sequence genome contains the following:
- the FAM221B gene encoding protein FAM221B isoform X1, which translates to MEADEVTEELTATDAEELSSKNPSAKDSEEPPIPETPLESSISETPLEPLTSEIPLEPSTSQNPVETYSSETPSEPSIPETPLEPHTSESHVMPSTSQGSVEAHTSKTLFERPLSKTSLEHSIPESPLENHISKVPEKHLSFHNSSPGHVSVASSGALKKGLFSEASSSEVSRIRGATLTSESEILQKHSLLGLSPQVHMDTSAKERKEEEKGKDEVDVTDSTSHTTQPGHHLGKKKKKKGISRDIVSPVVPAKQAELVEVAKAMHRKRFGARVKNLFQWDKNAALNAIQTGLYIGWRCPHYLWDCFRIGDESKCFCGHLLREHQIISDISVPCDVSQCRCRMFCFIPSCPEAVGEFWLRRRASFDPKAWRAQCRCKHSHEDHAATRFHPCRVKGCSCNCFESNFLCAACDQCWEEHETYFETEETRRRGGRPYGADYVPFTETPTLQETIISNTDLKALQKQESSGHPGSHPGTPGLPGPVQPPTWP; encoded by the exons ATGGAAGCAGATGAAGTCACAGAAGAGCTTACCGCCACGGATGCAGAGGAGCTCTCTTCAAAGAACCCCTCTGCGAAGGACTCAGAGGAGCCCCCTATCCCTGAAACCCCTTTGGAGTCTTCCATCTCTGAGACCCCTTTAGAGCCCCTTACTTCTGAAATTCCTTTGGAgccttccacttcccagaaccctGTAGAGACCTACAGCTCTGAAACCCCTTCGGAGCCTTCCATCCCTGAGACTCCTTTAGAGCCCCACACCTCTGAATCGCATGTGATGCCGTCCACCTCCCAAGGATCTGTAGAGGCCCATACCTCTAAAACCCTTTTCGAGCGTCCCCTCTCGAAGACCTCTTTAGAACACTCTATCCCTGAAAGCCCATTGGAGAATCACATCTCTAAGGTCCCAGAGAAACACCTCTCTTTTCATAACTCATCACCAGGCCATGTCTCTGTGGCTTCCTCTGGGGCTCTAAAGAAAGGTCTTTTCTCTGAGGCTTCCTCCAGTGAGGTCTCAAGGATAAGAGGAGCCACCCTGACCTCTGAATCTGAAATTCTTCAAAAGCATTCCCTTTTAGGCCTGTCACCCCAGGTCCACATGGACACATctgcaaaggaaaggaaagaggaagaaaagggaaaggacgAGGTGGATGTCACTGACAGCACCTCTCACACAACTCAGCCTGGACATCATCTgggcaagaagaagaagaagaaaggaattagCC GTGACATCGTCAGCCCAGTGGTGCCTGCTAAGCAGGCAGAGCTGGTGGAAGTGGCTAAGGCAATGCACAGAAAGAGGTTTGGTGCTCGTGTGAAAAATCTTTTCCAATGGGACAAAAATGCAGCCCTGAATGCCATCCAGACTG GTCTCTACATTGGCTGGCGTTGTCCCCATTATCTATGGGACTGTTTCCGGATTGGGGATGAGTCCAAGTGCTTTTGTGGACACTTGTTGAGAGAGCACCAGATCATATCGG ATATATCCGTGCCCTGCGATGTGAGCCAGTGCCGCTGCCGCATGTTCTGCTTTATCCCATCATGCCCAGAGGCAGTGGGTGAGTTCTGGCTCAGGAGACGGGCCAGCTTTGACCCCAAGGCCTGGAGAGCCCAATGTCGCTGCAAACACAGCCATGAAGACCATGCAGCTACCAGGTTCCATCCCTGTCGGGTCAAAG GCTGTTCCTGCAACTGTTTTGAATCTAATTTCCTCTGTGCGGCCTGTGACCAGTGCTGGGAAGAACATGAGACTTACTTTGAGACTGAGGAGACCCGGCGACGAGGAGGAAGGCCTTACG GAGCAGACTATGTGCCTTTTACAGAGACTCCTACCCTCCAAGAAACCATCATCAGCAACACTGACCTCAAAGCCCTACAGAAGCAAGAGTCCTCTGGCCATCCTGGCTCCCACCCTGGTACCCCTGGGCTCCCTGGCCCAGTGCAGCCCCCAACCTGGCCCTAG
- the FAM221B gene encoding protein FAM221B isoform X2: MEADEVTEELTATDAEELSSKNPSAKDSEEPPIPETPLESSISETPLEPLTSEIPLEPSTSQNPVETYSSETPSEPSIPETPLEPHTSESHVMPSTSQGSVEAHTSKTLFERPLSKTSLEHSIPESPLENHISKVPEKHLSFHNSSPGHVSVASSGALKKGLFSEASSSEVSRIRGATLTSESEILQKHSLLGLSPQVHMDTSAKERKEEEKGKDEVDVTDSTSHTTQPGHHLGKKKKKKGISRLYIGWRCPHYLWDCFRIGDESKCFCGHLLREHQIISDISVPCDVSQCRCRMFCFIPSCPEAVGEFWLRRRASFDPKAWRAQCRCKHSHEDHAATRFHPCRVKGCSCNCFESNFLCAACDQCWEEHETYFETEETRRRGGRPYGADYVPFTETPTLQETIISNTDLKALQKQESSGHPGSHPGTPGLPGPVQPPTWP; this comes from the exons ATGGAAGCAGATGAAGTCACAGAAGAGCTTACCGCCACGGATGCAGAGGAGCTCTCTTCAAAGAACCCCTCTGCGAAGGACTCAGAGGAGCCCCCTATCCCTGAAACCCCTTTGGAGTCTTCCATCTCTGAGACCCCTTTAGAGCCCCTTACTTCTGAAATTCCTTTGGAgccttccacttcccagaaccctGTAGAGACCTACAGCTCTGAAACCCCTTCGGAGCCTTCCATCCCTGAGACTCCTTTAGAGCCCCACACCTCTGAATCGCATGTGATGCCGTCCACCTCCCAAGGATCTGTAGAGGCCCATACCTCTAAAACCCTTTTCGAGCGTCCCCTCTCGAAGACCTCTTTAGAACACTCTATCCCTGAAAGCCCATTGGAGAATCACATCTCTAAGGTCCCAGAGAAACACCTCTCTTTTCATAACTCATCACCAGGCCATGTCTCTGTGGCTTCCTCTGGGGCTCTAAAGAAAGGTCTTTTCTCTGAGGCTTCCTCCAGTGAGGTCTCAAGGATAAGAGGAGCCACCCTGACCTCTGAATCTGAAATTCTTCAAAAGCATTCCCTTTTAGGCCTGTCACCCCAGGTCCACATGGACACATctgcaaaggaaaggaaagaggaagaaaagggaaaggacgAGGTGGATGTCACTGACAGCACCTCTCACACAACTCAGCCTGGACATCATCTgggcaagaagaagaagaagaaaggaattagCC GTCTCTACATTGGCTGGCGTTGTCCCCATTATCTATGGGACTGTTTCCGGATTGGGGATGAGTCCAAGTGCTTTTGTGGACACTTGTTGAGAGAGCACCAGATCATATCGG ATATATCCGTGCCCTGCGATGTGAGCCAGTGCCGCTGCCGCATGTTCTGCTTTATCCCATCATGCCCAGAGGCAGTGGGTGAGTTCTGGCTCAGGAGACGGGCCAGCTTTGACCCCAAGGCCTGGAGAGCCCAATGTCGCTGCAAACACAGCCATGAAGACCATGCAGCTACCAGGTTCCATCCCTGTCGGGTCAAAG GCTGTTCCTGCAACTGTTTTGAATCTAATTTCCTCTGTGCGGCCTGTGACCAGTGCTGGGAAGAACATGAGACTTACTTTGAGACTGAGGAGACCCGGCGACGAGGAGGAAGGCCTTACG GAGCAGACTATGTGCCTTTTACAGAGACTCCTACCCTCCAAGAAACCATCATCAGCAACACTGACCTCAAAGCCCTACAGAAGCAAGAGTCCTCTGGCCATCCTGGCTCCCACCCTGGTACCCCTGGGCTCCCTGGCCCAGTGCAGCCCCCAACCTGGCCCTAG
- the HINT2 gene encoding adenosine 5'-monophosphoramidase HINT2, translating into MAAAVVLAAGLRVARRVVAAAGPRGAQVRGAAGLNDGNEVAKAQQVAAGGTAPTIFSRILDRSLPADILYEDQQCLVFRDVAPQAPVHFLVIPKKPIPRISQAEEEDQQLLGHLLLVAKKTAKAEGLGDGYRLVINDGKLGAQSVYHLHIHVLGGRQLQWPPG; encoded by the exons ATGGCGGCGGCCGTCGTGCTGGCCGCTGGGCTGCGCGTAGCCCGCAGGGTTGTGGCGGCCGCGGGGCCGCGGGGGGCGCAG GTCCGAGGAGCTGCAGGTCTGAATGATGGGAATGAAGTGGCCAAGGCCCAGCAGGTAGCTGCTGGGGGAACAGCCCCAACCATCTTCTCCAGGATCCTGGATCGAAGCCTCCCAGCTGACATTCTGTATGAGGACCAGCAG TGTCTCGTATTCCGTGATGTGGCCCCTCAGGCTCCAGTGCACTTCCTGGTCATTCCCAAGAAGCCCATTCCTCGGATTAGCCAGGCTGAAGAAGAAGACCAGCAG CTTCTAGGACATCTCCTCCTTGTGGCCAAGAAAACAGCAAAGGCTGAGGGGCTGGGAGATGGATACCGACTTG TGATCAATGATGGGAAGCTGGGAGCACAGTCTGTGTATCACCTGCACATTCATGTACTTGGAGGCCGACAGCTCCAGTGGCCTCCAGGTTAA
- the SPAG8 gene encoding LOW QUALITY PROTEIN: sperm-associated antigen 8 (The sequence of the model RefSeq protein was modified relative to this genomic sequence to represent the inferred CDS: inserted 1 base in 1 codon; deleted 2 bases in 1 codon; substituted 1 base at 1 genomic stop codon), with amino-acid sequence MRRNGIRTXKRTLHTAPGLRLPPRRELAFTPHPTSAQLXFCAVSWNYLPSLWQPGSWCLKMETFDSTEGSQSRSLQVLPSSEGLGSSSEPLPSSDGSPNSALAAATAAAAAAAEAAAAASTAKAAVLSAKIQAPSSDSLLGKPCTGPNFTNKIGCGRPGFHPVCVSRISLHPCTANDLSSNPGPFTGSSPGPVPGSSSGPGSGSGPGPGSSSGPGRDSGPGCGSGRGNGLDSGPGPACESEPSPGYDNKPELSPHTLRHFRNPGADTVPNYASSNHYQHWEPQKQPWKILQVSEPAAPRLWESHKVEGKSKILNETLPPRGQCLLYNWEEERATNHLDQVPSMQDGSESFYFRHGHQGLLTVQLQSPMPLSSTQKDSYQPPGNYCQPVRGKREAMLEMFLRHQICKEVQAEQEPTRKHFEVESVTHHDYQKELVQAGPPTSTKPHDYHKEQPETFWIQRASQLPGVSNIRTLDTPFRKNCSFSTPVPLSLGQPLPYEPENYSYQLGEISSLGCQGRGQVGRGGSTV; translated from the exons ATGAGGCGGAATGGAATTCGGA GAAAGCGGACTTTACACACCGCGCCAGGTTTAAGACTTCCGCCCCGCAGGGAACTTGCTTTCACACCCCACCCT ACTTCCGCCCAGCTCTAGTTCTGCGCAGTCTCCTGGAATTATTTGCCATCTCTATGGCAACCCGGTAGCTGGTGTCTGAAGATGGAAACCTTTGACTCTACGGAGGGATCGCAGTCGCG ATCTTTACAGGTCCTGCCCAGCTCCGAAGGACTAGGGTCCTCTTCGGAACCGTTACCTTCTTCGGATGGTAGTCCTAATTCTGCTCTGGCAGCCGCAAccgcagcagctgcagcagccgCTGAAGCAGCTGCAGCCGCTTCCACTGCTAAAGCAGCTGTATTATCTGCAAAGATCCAAGCGCCCTCCTCTGACAGCCTTCTTGGGAAGCCCTGCACGGGACCCAACTTTACCAACAAGATAGGCTGTGGGAGACCTGGCTTTCACCCTGTCTGTGTTTCCCGTATTTCTCTGCATCCCTGTACTGCAAATGACCTTAGCTCTAACCCTGGGCCTTTTACTGGCTCTAGCCCTGGCCCTGTTCCTGGCTCCAGTTCTGGTCCTggcagtggctctggccctggtcCTGGCTCCAGTTCTGGTCCTGGCCGTgactctggccctggctgtggctctggtcgaggcaatGGTCTTGATTCTGGCCCTGGTCCTGCCTGTGAATCTGAGCCTAGTCCAGGCTATGACAATAAACCTGAGCTCAGCCCCCACACTCTTAGACACTTCAGAAATCCTGGGGCAGACACGGTCCCTAATTATGCCTCCTCGAATCACTACCAACACTGGGAGCCTCAGAAACAACCCTGGAAAATTTTGCAAGTCTCAGAACCTGCTGCCCCAAGGCTATGGGAGTCCCACAAGGTTGAAGGGAAGAGTAAGATTCTCAATGAAACATTGCCACCACGGGGTCAGTGCCTTCTCTACAACTGGGAGGAAGAG AGAGCCACCAACCACCTGGATCAGGTCCCAAGCATGCAAGATGGCTCCGAGAGTTTCTATTTCCGACATGGACACCAGGGACTGCTAACCGTGCAGCTACAGTCACCCATGCCCCTCAGCAGCACCCAGAAAGACTCATACCAGCCCCCAGGAAACTACTGTCAGCCAGTTCGAG GGAAGCGTGAAGCAATGCTGGAAATGTTCCTGCGCCACCAGATATG CAAAGAGGTGCAGGCAGAGCAGGAACCCACAAGGAAGCACTTTGAGGTCGAGTCTGTGACACATCATGACTACCAAAAGGAGCTGGTGCAGGCAGGGCCTCCTACATCAACAAAG CCTCATGACTACCATAAGGAGCAGCCTGAAACTTTCTGGATACAGAGGGCATCACAGCTACCG GGTGTCAGTAACATCAGGACACTGGACACACCATTCCGGAAGAACTGCAGCTTCTCAACACCAGTGCCTTTGTCCCTGGGGCAGCCTTTGCCCTATGAACCTGAGAATTATTCCTACCAACTGGGAGAAATCTCTTCCCTTGGCTGTCAGGGAAGAGGGCAGGTTGGCAGAGGGGGTAGTACTGTCTAA